The following are from one region of the Rosistilla carotiformis genome:
- a CDS encoding DUF3500 domain-containing protein yields MTRQPNALDRRSFVRIASAATVAAPLAGSIARFAHGAPAARQPAESAVGELYASLSDAQRGEICFDFNHSKRTEISANWHVTKHKIGDTFYSDKQRDLIDRVIRGVTTEDGYERFQRQMTSDHQGVHNYAIAIFGDPSTDQFQWELTGRHLTLRADGNSVPGAAFGGPLVYGHGVGNPKRSLFGYQTAVANEVFKSLDAEQSKSALVEGFPGEWEVELQGSEGTFEGVAVADLSGEQKQLVEQTLRTIIAPYRETDVEEAMSILNANGGVDQLRMAFYQDEDLLNDKVWDLWRIEGPNLVCHFRGAPHVHAYINIGVKQA; encoded by the coding sequence ATGACCAGGCAACCCAACGCCCTCGATCGTCGCTCATTCGTTCGGATCGCCAGCGCTGCCACCGTGGCAGCTCCTTTGGCCGGTTCGATCGCTCGGTTTGCTCACGGCGCCCCGGCGGCGCGGCAGCCCGCCGAGAGTGCCGTTGGTGAATTGTACGCTTCGTTGTCGGATGCTCAGCGAGGCGAGATCTGCTTCGATTTCAATCACTCCAAGCGAACCGAGATCAGCGCCAACTGGCACGTCACCAAACACAAGATCGGCGACACCTTCTACAGCGACAAGCAACGCGACCTGATCGACCGCGTGATCCGCGGCGTGACCACCGAGGATGGCTACGAAAGGTTCCAGCGTCAGATGACCTCCGACCACCAAGGGGTTCACAATTATGCGATCGCGATCTTTGGCGATCCATCGACCGACCAGTTCCAGTGGGAACTGACGGGGCGCCACCTGACGCTGCGTGCCGATGGGAACAGCGTTCCCGGCGCTGCCTTTGGCGGTCCGTTGGTTTACGGCCATGGTGTCGGAAACCCGAAACGGAGCCTGTTCGGATACCAGACAGCGGTTGCCAACGAGGTCTTCAAGTCGTTGGACGCCGAGCAATCGAAGTCGGCACTTGTGGAAGGCTTTCCCGGGGAGTGGGAGGTTGAGCTGCAGGGGAGCGAAGGGACGTTCGAAGGGGTTGCGGTCGCCGATCTCTCTGGCGAGCAGAAGCAGCTGGTCGAACAGACGCTGCGGACGATCATCGCACCCTACCGCGAGACCGATGTCGAGGAAGCGATGTCGATCTTAAATGCCAACGGTGGCGTCGATCAATTGCGAATGGCGTTCTATCAAGATGAGGACTTGTTGAACGATAAAGTTTGGGACCTGTGGCGGATCGAAGGCCCGAACCTCGTTTGCCATTTCCGCGGTGCCCCTCACG